One genomic segment of Mycoplasmopsis agalactiae PG2 includes these proteins:
- a CDS encoding P68 family surface lipoprotein, with protein sequence MKKILIKAGAILLPAAAGLSVVACGNTEEEKVVFRLGQGKGWPLSLSLQKVIGYYNETFKNDPDFLTIRFEFADDFKYKDSKGKEVKVPGHNTYSEYQLIKNVAHAIESKDNKKVPNIVLGDQSGAYILNQNKQLLDISDTGITKKSFSKNIANLHSILAGQGQTETIYNIPFDNADTDSLQLNLKVLHKMFEIIESGGGKIEDKDKDGIIKKVYDSKNKGNQLPEQSIWHALKAKNGENSKKVFEGLTVSNKTFESIKDIRDLAAKFTEGVEIEKDKINDNTISGEVLSIDYQQSTFFKELHAKIEDKNKAIFELDKDKNVKYNLIDDADVKKKFQELWKDYNDSIKRVEQTPSGKAEKDKKVFQSMKYMFTQTKEWGSWQIFRFQSAISFAASVGAYQNKITQFTKTHPYFEQSIKDDPKFLTNNASEHDVLMLPQVTGTKDGKHSIFHEGGSSIIAIDSKNEKVNKAIKKFLKWIYTGKNKVSGEEEDNWYTIARTSGYIMPLASVVTSATNDKIKGIIKELEGKLKDKKSEELMTTFEPDYFKLNMLRSAQLSLESLLNVESGKVVAKPAVTDDKSSQMSDTVMKAMIEQTELDRIQGFKAKTADELITAFEQTKKQ encoded by the coding sequence TTGAAAAAAATTTTGATTAAAGCTGGTGCAATTTTATTACCAGCAGCAGCTGGACTTTCAGTAGTTGCTTGCGGAAACACAGAAGAAGAAAAAGTTGTTTTTAGATTAGGCCAAGGTAAAGGATGACCTTTATCACTATCATTGCAAAAAGTTATTGGTTACTATAATGAAACATTTAAAAATGACCCAGACTTTTTAACTATTAGATTTGAATTTGCTGATGACTTTAAATACAAGGACAGCAAAGGTAAGGAAGTTAAAGTTCCAGGCCACAACACATATAGTGAATACCAACTAATTAAAAATGTTGCTCATGCTATTGAATCTAAAGATAATAAAAAGGTGCCAAATATTGTTTTGGGTGACCAATCTGGTGCATATATTCTTAACCAAAATAAGCAATTATTAGATATATCTGACACTGGTATTACTAAAAAATCATTTAGTAAGAATATAGCAAATTTACACTCAATTTTAGCAGGCCAAGGCCAAACAGAAACAATTTACAATATTCCTTTTGATAATGCTGATACTGACTCACTTCAATTAAACCTTAAAGTTCTACACAAGATGTTTGAAATAATTGAATCTGGTGGTGGTAAGATTGAAGATAAAGATAAGGACGGTATAATCAAGAAAGTTTATGATTCAAAAAATAAAGGAAATCAATTACCTGAACAATCAATTTGACATGCTTTAAAAGCTAAGAATGGTGAAAACAGTAAAAAAGTGTTTGAAGGCTTAACTGTAAGCAATAAAACATTCGAATCTATCAAAGACATTAGAGACTTAGCTGCTAAATTTACTGAAGGTGTTGAAATTGAAAAAGATAAAATTAATGACAACACAATTTCAGGTGAAGTTCTTTCAATTGACTACCAACAAAGTACATTCTTTAAAGAATTGCATGCAAAAATTGAAGACAAAAACAAAGCAATCTTTGAACTTGATAAAGATAAGAATGTTAAATATAACTTAATTGATGATGCTGATGTTAAGAAAAAATTCCAAGAATTATGAAAAGACTACAACGATTCAATTAAAAGAGTTGAACAAACACCATCTGGTAAGGCAGAGAAAGATAAAAAAGTATTTCAATCAATGAAATATATGTTCACTCAAACAAAAGAATGGGGTTCATGACAAATATTTAGATTCCAAAGTGCTATAAGTTTCGCAGCTTCTGTTGGTGCATACCAAAACAAGATTACTCAATTTACCAAAACTCACCCATACTTTGAACAAAGCATTAAAGATGACCCTAAATTCTTAACAAATAATGCAAGCGAACATGATGTATTAATGCTTCCTCAAGTTACAGGAACTAAAGACGGAAAACATTCAATTTTCCATGAAGGTGGCTCAAGTATAATTGCTATTGATTCAAAGAATGAAAAAGTAAATAAGGCAATTAAGAAGTTCCTTAAATGAATATACACAGGCAAGAACAAGGTTTCTGGTGAAGAAGAAGACAACTGATACACAATTGCAAGAACTTCTGGTTATATAATGCCATTGGCATCAGTTGTTACAAGTGCAACAAATGATAAAATTAAGGGCATAATTAAAGAATTAGAAGGAAAATTGAAGGACAAAAAATCTGAAGAATTAATGACTACATTTGAGCCTGACTACTTCAAATTAAATATGCTAAGATCAGCTCAGCTTTCACTAGAATCATTACTAAATGTTGAAAGCGGCAAAGTTGTTGCTAAACCTGCAGTTACTGATGATAAATCATCTCAAATGTCAGATACTGTAATGAAAGCAATGATTGAACAAACAGAATTAGATAGAATTCAAGGATTCAAAGCAAAAACTGCTGATGAACTAATAACAGCATTTGAACAAACTAAAAAACAATAA
- a CDS encoding ABC transporter permease subunit, with product MPGRMLLVIFKEIIKYFLIGFLCLLMLFPLYYLLLQSLMSTNSLINNRTFIVIEEWNWVNFATAFKSNFLRAFGWTLLFATILILIRLIIYSLAIAGLFRMSAKYQKVFLYFFLVISLIPEFSIFLSLKTVLLTFNLDETPIAFVTNAIFSFFNFTYIFNLAKSISDKKNKTMLNDNLKPMDKLIYVYLPKMKLGYMLLIVFSFISVWNDYLWPQFLFSTNYTNISIWYLTLGQDRQAALLNVQAAGAFISIVIPLIIYFIFSKKISRFN from the coding sequence ATGCCAGGTAGAATGCTATTAGTAATATTTAAAGAAATTATTAAATATTTCTTAATTGGCTTTTTATGCTTGCTTATGCTTTTTCCTTTGTACTATTTATTGCTTCAATCACTTATGTCAACAAATTCGTTAATAAATAACAGAACATTTATTGTGATTGAAGAGTGAAACTGAGTTAATTTTGCAACTGCTTTTAAGAGTAATTTTCTAAGAGCTTTTGGCTGGACACTATTATTTGCAACGATCTTGATATTAATTAGACTAATAATTTACTCACTAGCGATAGCTGGACTATTTAGAATGAGTGCAAAGTATCAAAAAGTATTTTTGTACTTTTTCCTAGTTATTAGTTTGATACCTGAGTTTTCAATATTTTTAAGCTTAAAAACAGTTTTGCTAACTTTCAATTTAGACGAAACTCCTATTGCTTTTGTGACTAATGCAATATTTTCATTTTTTAACTTTACATACATTTTTAACTTAGCTAAATCTATTAGTGATAAAAAAAATAAGACAATGTTGAATGACAATTTAAAACCAATGGATAAATTAATTTATGTATATTTGCCAAAGATGAAACTGGGTTATATGCTTTTAATTGTTTTTTCATTTATTTCGGTGTGAAATGATTACTTATGACCACAGTTTTTATTCTCAACAAACTATACTAATATATCTATTTGGTACCTAACATTAGGTCAAGATAGACAAGCCGCTTTGCTTAATGTACAAGCAGCAGGTGCATTTATTTCAATTGTTATTCCATTGATAATTTACTTTATTTTTTCTAAAAAAATTAGTCGTTTCAACTAA